AACATATTTGGGCAGATTTCCTCAAGGAAACGATCGAAAATTTACATTCCGAAGAATCTTTTGTGGAATATTCATCGCGTGAAAAATTATTGGCATTGTACTTTACATTAATAGAGGTATTGAAAGCCAATCGTTCTTATGCCATGATGGATTTACAGAAAATGCGAAAGGGAGATGTAAAGCCAGCCTTTTTGGAAGCCTTCAAGAAGCATTTTCATAAATTTGTGGATGAAATTTTATTGCAAGGAAAGGAAACGGAAGAAATAATTGATAGGCCTGTTATTGGAGATAGATATGTAGAAGGTTTGTGGATTCAAACCCTTTTCATACTTCAATTCTGGGCAAATGACGACAGTAAGGATTTTGAAAAAACAGATGCTGCTATAGAAAAAGCGGTGAATGTTGCCTATGACTTGATGGGTAAAAGTCCTCTCGATTCCATGTTTGATTTTGCCAAATTCATATTCCAAAATCGATAATCATGAGCGAAAGAAAAGAACAATCTCGAATCCCTATATCAAAAATTCAGCGAGCTAGCAAATTTGTAACCACTGGGGCAAAAGTTGGAGGGAACTTTATAAAACATTATTCAAAGAAGGCTTTCAATTCTAAGCTTGATCGATCTCAATTGGATTTAGATAATGCGGAAGATATATATGAGTCCCTGAGTGAATTGAAAGGAAGCGCTCTTAAAGTGGCTCAAATGCTAAGCATGGATAGAAATTTACTGCCGCCTGCTTATCAGGAAAAGTTTACCATGTCACAATACAGCGCTCCACCATTGTCTTATCCTTTAGTGGTAAAGACCTTTCAAAAAACGTTGGGTAAAAGTCCAGAAGCGATTTTCGATGATTTTACAAAGAATGCCGTAAATGCAGCTTCGATGGGACAGGTTCATCGGGCCACCAAGGATGGTAAAAAGCTTGCTGTAAAAATTCAATACCCAGGAGTTGCAGATAGCATAAGCTCCGATTTACGATTGGTTAGACCTTTTGCTACTCGCTTATTCAATATGAGTAATGCTGAATTGGATCATTACATGAGCGAAGTGGAAGGGAAATTAATGGAGGAAGCTGACTATGATTTGGAATTGAGACGTTCCAAAGAAATTACTGAAGCCTTAGCTGGAAAAATTGAAGGACTTTATTTCCCTAAATACTATGAAGAGTATTCTGGCGGACGAGTAATTACTATGGACTGGTTGGATGGAGTGCATTTGAAAGAATTTTTGGCAACTAACCCATCTCAAGAAACCAAAAACAAAATTGGTCAAGCACTATGGGATTTCTATAATTTCCAATTTCATGAGCTGAAGCAAGTGCACGCAGATCCACATCCAGGTAATTTTATGTTCATGGATGATGGTACCATGGGTATTATAGATTTTGGATGTATCAAGGAAATCCCGGACGATTTCTACGAAAATTATTTTGCTTTGCTTAAGCCAGGATTTTTGCAAGATAAAGCAGAAATAGATAAACGTTTTAAGGCTTTAGATTTCTTCCACGAAAAGGATACCCCTGCCGAAAGAGAAATTTTTAGTGGCGTGTTTACTGAAATGATTGGTATGTTGAGCAAGCCCTTTCAATATGATATATTCAATTTTGGAAACAATGCCTTCTTCGAAGAAATATATGCCATGGGCGAACGAGTTTCTAAGATGAAAGAAGTACGAAATAGTAATGGTGCTAGAGGATCAAAGCATGGGCTATACGTAAATAGAACTTATTTTGGTCTATATAATATGCTCAATCAATTGGATGCGGAAGTAAAAATCACCAAGCCAGTTTGGTTGAAAGGAAGCACAGAGAAAGTGGCTTAGGCGATCATCTTGTTCCTTTTATGGTTAAAAATAAATGTATAAACCTCATTCATATTTTAATGAATGAGGTTTTTATTTTGAAGTGTAATTTAGGGATCTATTTATATTTTTCAAACCAGCCCGTGATGTAGGCAACATGTCTAATAATATTACTTGGTCTTGCCGTAATACCGTGTCCTGCTCCCGGTATTCTTACCATTTTACTTTCTACCTCCAGCAATTTCAATGCACCATAATATTGCTCAGTTTCACTCATGGGAGTCCTATAATCATTTTCTCCCGTCACCAAGAGGGTAGGGGTTTTTACATTTCCAACCAATGAAATCGGGGATCTCTCTAAATATTGTTGAGGATCTTCCCATGGCTTTTTATTAAACCAATACTGAGGATAATAATTATAGCCATCTGCAGTTAAACTAAAGCTGTACCAATTGATTACCGGCTTGCTTACAACCGCTGCTCTAAAACGATTTGTTTTGCCAATGCTCCATGCTGTTAATACTCCACCACCACTTCCACCAGTAATATAAAGTCGATTTTGGTCAATAAAGCTTTTGTCCTGCATCATGTCAACACCAGACATTAGATCATCATAATCTTCACTTGGATAATTATGATTGATGTAGCCTCCAAATTCCTCACCATAGGTAGTACTTCCTCTAGGGTTGGTATATAAAACTACAAAACCTCTTGAAGCCATTAATTGAAGTTCCGGACTAAAATGAGGCCCATAGGCTAAATGAGGACCTCCATGAATTTCTAAAATCAATGGGTATTTTTCATTTTCATCAAAATCTGGAGGATAAACAATCCAACCTTGAATGTTTTTATCATCGAATGAAGATTTGAAATTAACCTCTTCTACTTTACCAATATTCTTATTTTGAAGGAATGTATCGTTCAGATTTGTGATGGTTCTATTGGCCATTTTTGTTGGGAAATGACCAACTGATAATTCTCCTGGACGTTGGGTGTTAGCCTTGGTGTATGCATATCTTCCGTTTTTAGCTATACTATAACTTCCACCTGAATAAGGTCTTCCGAAAGATCCATTTCCAATTCCTCTTGTGATTGTAACTGCATTTCCGTCCATTTTTAGATTTGCCAAAACACCATTTCCATGGTCATCATAATAAGCGAATATGCTTTTGCTGTCTTTGGCCCAAGTCAAATTTTTGAAATCCCTATCTAATCCATGATTGAGCTCTTTCGCATTGTTACCTTCAACGTCCATCACAAAAACATGGTCTAATTGATAACCCACAAACTGATCTTCATAGCTTAAATAGACAATAGACTTACCATCTGGCGAAACAATAGGACTATGATGAGGACCCTGTCCTTCTGTTAATTGTGTTAAAGCTCCTGTTGCTATGTTGATTTTGAAGATGTGTGTGTTGTTTGGTTCTAAATCCGCCTTCTCAGATCGATTAGCTGAAAATACCAAATGTCTTCCGTCAGCAGTCCATGATGGGGCCGCATGATTGTAATCTCCGCTAGTCAGTTGGCGCGGAGCTCCTCCTGCTGCATTCACGATAAATACATGATTGTAAGCAGGTTCTAAAAATGAAAAATTACCATCTGATTTATAAGAAACTTCTTCTATTACTTTTCCGGGGGAAGCCCAATCTGCTCCCTTCGGAGGGGAGGGGAATTGTCCAAAACTTTCTTGTTTTTCAGGAACACTCATGTTGAAAGCAATATGTTCTCCATCGGGTGACCAGGTGATATTTCCAGGTCCAGATGCCAGGTTTGTGACAGAAGCTGTTTGGCCGGTTTCCATCCATCTAACAAATATTTGAGAACTTCCTTCTTCCGCTGACACATAAGCCAATTTTTTTCCATCGGGCGACCAAATAGGCTGTTTGTAACCAGACTTTCCTGACGTTAACGGCATATGATTTTCACCAGTAAAATCTATGATCCATAAATTAGTATATTTTCGATCAGTCATCACGTCAAATTGATTTCTTACATACACTATTTTTTCACCATCAGGAGAAATTTGTGGATCACCAACATATTGCAAATCGAATATATCCATATACTCTAATGGAGTTTTTTCCTGAGCATATGAAACCACTCCCAAAAGGAATAGGAAGGAAGTTAGCAGTAGAATTTTCTTCATAATCTTAAGTTTTATTATTGTTACTTCTCAAGTTATGAATTTATTCAATTGTATTGATGGATATTATATTAATGGTTTATAAAAAAGGCCTCAAATTTATGAAGCCTTTTGGAGTGGGTATTAATTTAAATTTTATTGATTACCTGGAATAAGCATAGGGGTTTTACCATCTGTTATAATCACTTTTGCATTCGGGCTTTTGGCCAATTCTTTGAAAGCTTCGATACTTCTTAATTGAATGATGGCATCATTTAATCCTTCGGCCAAAATTTTCTGTGCATCTCTATTGCCTTCTGCTTCAATTCTTCTTCTTTCAGCTTCCTTGCGCTCAATTTCCAAAATAAAATCCATACTCATGGATTCTTGCTCCGCTTGTAATTTCCGTTCTATGGCGGCTGATAATTCACGTGGGAGTTCAATGCTTTTCATTAAAACTTCCTCTATGATGAATCCTCGCGGACTTAACACTTCAGTCATTCTTTCTTTAATTTCCGTTTCTATCTGCTTTCTTTTTCCCGAATGCATATCCTTGGCCATAAAATTGGCGGAAATATCAGAGGAAGCTGATCTGAAAACAGGTAGTATGGCATTTCTAACATAGTTTTGACCAATGTCTTCTATTATTAAAGGAGCCATGTCCTCTTTTATTCGATAAAGAATGGAAATTTCGGACTGAATGCTTAGACCTTCTTTACTGGGCAGGCTAAGATTTAGTTCAAGGTTCTCGGTTCTTGTAGGGGTTTTGATCATCTTCGTAAAAAATGGGTTTATTCCGTAAAGACCAGCATAATATACATCAGGGTCTATTTTGCCAAGTTTTCTTTTTACGCCAACTTCACCTTGACGGACAACAGTACAACTACAAATTAATAGTGCAACTAAGGGAATCATTAGATTTTTCATGGGTTTCTAGTTTTTTCCATTTACAACCAATAATTATACCGATGTGTTAAGTATTTAGTATGTTATATTGTACGGAAATGATGAGTGAACAAGAAAAATTAGAATTAGAGACCAATTATGCCATGAAAGTAGTATTTGAGGGTTTTCTTTTTGATCAAATTAGGACAGAGTTAGAAGAAAAGGGCCTGCACGAAAAGCAGATTGCAAGTATAATTAAGGAGGTTGATGATATTGATTTATTAAATTCCGTTGAACCTAAGCTTGCAAAGAGAAGATTTAAATACGAAAAATCTGGGGCAGGCATTTTGGTTACAATGGCACTTTGCTTATTCTATTTAGCATATAGTTACGAAATGATTAAATTGGAAAATTTAGAATTTGGACTTGTAACGGTATTTTTACTTACGCTTTCCTTTATATTTTATAAAAAGGTAAAAAAGCCGCAAGGAAAATTTGTAAATAAAAATAAATTCAAGAATGATTAATGAATTCCTGATTTTCGAATCTTGTCCTTTTTGATTAATTTGTTAACAAATTTTAAGGTCATGGCAGAAAGAAAATATAAAAGCTTTAAAGAGTTTTATCCATACTACTTAACCGAACACCAAGACCCTACTTGTAGGAAATTGCATTTTATAGGTACCGCTTTATTGTTTGGTGTTTTAGCTTGGGCTTTGATTACCCAAACCTATTGGGGTTTAGCATTAATTCCCGTTGTAGGCTATGGTTTTGCTTGGGTAGGACATTTCTTTTTTGAGAAAAACAAGCCAGCTACTTTCATCTACCCACTTTGGAGTTTAGCCTCGGATTTTAAATTGTTCTTTCAGATTTTAGTAGGTAAACAACCACTCAATCCTCAGCGATGATTTTCGGGTATAGTTTAAAGATTACTGCTCCGCATAAAATACTGAACAGTAATAGGGCGCTGGCTTTTAAGATTTCCCCATATATAAATAAGCCAGTACTGAAAAGGAATCCATACACTCCCATACTTCCTGCTATCATACAAATGATTCCTGTAGGCACTTTCCATTTCTGAGATTTCTCCTGTATTAATCCTTTTGATGATAATCTTGCACTGATGTTCTTCCAACCTGGCCCACCCGGATTTACTTTATTTAAGAAATTGGCTAATTGTTGATCGGTGGTTTTTTCGGTAAGAAAACTAGCTGTTACCCAGCTTACCGTTGTAATAGTGACCCCTATAATTAGTTTTTGCCAGGAGAGTAGCTCATCAAAACCAAATGGCTGATCTGCAAATGCAAAATAAAGTGCAATAATAAAGCTGACCACCATGGCTACAATTTCACTGATGGCATTGATTCTCCACCAAAACCAGCGGAGAATATAAATTAATCCAGTACCAGCACCGATTTGCAACAATATTTCAAAGGTTTGTAAAGCGTTTTCCAATACCAAGGCCATTAGCATGCTGAAAATCATAAGAACTACAGTTAATAATCTCCCTAGCAGTACTTGCTTACTTTCAGAAGCTTTAGGATTAATGAATCTTTTGTAAACATCATTGACCAAATAGGATGAGCCCCAATTTAAATGAGTGGAAATTGTGCTCATATAAGCTGCCACTAATGAAGTGACTACCAATCCAAGAAGGCCTGCTGGAATAAAAGTCAGCATAGCTGGATAACCCATATCGTGCGTAGCCACTCCTGAATTTACAGCAGGGAATGCCTTCGCAAAACTATCCAAATCGGGAAAAACAATAATGGAACACAGTGCAACGATTATCCATGGCCACGGACGGATGGCATAATGTGCCACATTAAAAAATAATACAGCCTTGATGGAATGATCCGCATTTTTAGCAGCAAACATTCTTTGTGCAATGTATCCGCCTCCACCAGGTTCCGCTCCTGGATACCACGTACTCCACCATTGCACAAGTAGTGGGATTATCAAGAGCATCACCCACATTTCAGGATTGGAGAATGAAGGGAAAAAGGATAATTTGTCCACCACATTTTCATGGACTAACAAATTATCTAAACCTCCAACTTTGGGATGGTTCAAAGCTACGTAGGCAGCGACCAAAGCACCCCCCAAAGAAAGAAAGAATTGCAGGAAATCTGTAAACAAAACCCCTCTTAAGCCACCCAAACTGCTATAGATTACTGTGATAATTCCTGCAATCACTACCGTTTGCACAGGGCTTAGTCCTAATAAAACGCCTCCTATTTTAATGGCTGCCAAACTCACGGAAGCCATGATCATCACATTGAAAAGAAATCCTAAATAGATGGCTCGAAAGCCTCTTAAAAACCGAGCAGCTTTGCCAGAGTATCTTAATTCATAGAATTCAACATCGGTGAGCACACCTGATTTTTTCCATAAGCCCGCATAAACGAAAACGGTCAACATTCCAGTCAGCAAGAATGCCCACCATGCCCAGTTACCAGAAACACCATTTTGGCGGACAATATCTGTTACTAAATTAGGGGTGTCAGTTGAGAAAGTGGTGGCTACCATTGAAACACCCAAAAGCCACCATGGCATTTTACCTCCAGCTGCAAAAAATTCGGAGGCACTTTTATTTTTTCTGGACGTCCAAAAACCTATTCCTAAGGAAATTAATAAAAAACCAAAAAGAATAATCCAGTCAATGGTATTTAAAATCATATTGAAATACTAAAAATTTGCCTGAATATAGAAAAGAATTTTAGCTTAGCATGAGATAAGAAGGTCAGACCAGAATATTTTTCAAATCAAAATGTATTTTTAATCAAAACAGTTAATGCTATTTAGGGATCGACAATCTACAAACTTCAAACTTCCAACTCCCTATCGCTCCTTCGTTTCTACCTTTATTTTGCTTTCCAAGGTCTTATGAACCGGACATTTATTGGCTATTTCAATCAGTCTTTTTCTCTGTTTTTCGTCCAATGAGCCTTTAATTTCAATGCTTCTATCAAAGAATGTGATTTTGCTGTTATCCGATTCGCAATCTTGGCTGTCTTCATCATAGCGTTGATCTTGATCCACATGCACTAAAATTTCATCCACATCCCAATTTTTTCTATTGGCATACATTCTCAATGTTATGGCTGTGCAAGCGGCTAATGCAGAAGTTAATAATCCATAAGGGGAAGTACCGAAATTATTACCGCCCACATCTTCAGGTTCATCTGCAATCAAATGATGCCCTTCTGCTACAATTTGTGTGGTGTATTGATCTTCCTTTTTGCCGATAAATGCCACTGTCTGCGAATCAGTAGATATTTTTTGTTGCTTTGGTTTTTCAATATACCGATCTGCCCATGTGGCAATTACTTCACCTGCATATAGTGAGTCTTCTTTATTACTCAATAAGTGATCTGCACCGTCTAATGAGATAAAACTTTTTGGATGATGTGCTTTTTCATAAAGGGTTGCTGCATTGGAAATGTCCACAGTTTGATCCTGTGGGGAATGTAAAATTAGTAATGCTTTCCGTAAGTCTTTTATCTTTTTCAGATTGTCCTTACTTTGAAGATCATCTAAAAACTGTTTTTTAATTTTAAAGGGTCTTCCGCCTATATTCACTTTAGCCTCGCCTTTTTTGAGAATTTCTTCCTTTTTATCTTCAATTAAATTTAAAACATGATCTGCTTCTGCAGGAGCTCCAATGGTAGCAATTGCAGCAACTGAATCTATTAAATCTGCAGCCATTAAAACTGCTGCTCCACCCAGCGAATGGCCAATTAATAAGCTTGCTTCTCGGTAATTTTCTTTTAAATAGTTTGACGCTTTAATCAAATCGTCAATATTGGAGGAGAAATTAGTATCAGAAAACTCACCCTCGCTTTGACCCAAACCAGTAAAATCGAAACTTAAGACAGCGAAGCCTTTTTTGGTCATGGATAAAATAATATTTCTAACCGCATTAAGGTTTTTGTTGCAGGTGAAACAATGGGCGAAAATGACATAATTATGAGGTTGATCATCAGCAGGAAAATGAATTGCAGCCGATAGTTTATCACCCGTTGAACCTTCGAATTGAATATTTTCCTTCTTCATGAAATTAATAGTTTTATGCTTGGACTTCCTAATTTATGAAAAGGAATCGGATTTGAATAGAAGAAAAGACTTTATGACGTATTGCAGACAATTCAAATTTTACTTTAAAAACTATGGAATAATTACATTAGCCGACAAAAAAATGTGAATATTCAAAAGTATTATTAACTTTAGATGCAAATATTAAAATTGCTAATAGTTAATGACGGGAGGTTATCTATTCATCTTTCTTGTCTAACACCATAAATAGATACTAAAACTTAAAAGTCTAAATCTCAAACCATGTTAAAAGAACAGCTAAAAATCTTAATTAAATTAGCCACAATTGATAATGAGCTGGCGGATAAAGAAGCAAACTTAATTGAAAAAATTGGAAAGGCTAATGGGGTTACTGAGGATGAAATTTATCATATGATGAAGAATCCTGAGCCTATGAAAAACTTGGATACTTTATCAGAAGACCAAAGGTTTGAATACTTGTACAATATTATTCAATTGATGAAGATTGATGGCAAAGTATATAAAAGCGAAATAGTTTTTTGCCAGCATATTGCAGAAAGATTAGGCTATAAGAAAAAAGCAGTTGCTGAACTGTCTAAAAGTATTTATAGTGACCCTAGCATTACAAGTGATAGGGAAGAACTAAAAACAAGATTGAGAAAGCATTTAACTAAATAATTTTATGCCCCTTTACTGGGGCATAAATTTTTTTATGAAACAAAGTTTTTTTAACGTTCTTGCTAGAATTAATAAGGTAGTACTTCCCAGCATGGCCAAAAAGGATTTGACCAAGCTCAAAAAATGGGAAAAGGCAGTGGTAGCCTTTCGCTATATAGTAACCAAGAATTCATTAGGAGACTGACCCTAGTAGTTTTGGGTATAAAGTTCTTTCCCCTTTTGGATATATTTTTTATCCACTAAAAAATATTGTTCTCTAGCCTGTCTGTTTGTAAGTTCTTTCAATATTCTTTGAGCTTTTTTCTCTTTTCCAACCACATGAAGAATTTTAGCATACAAATAAACATTAGCCGTGTGTTCAGGGGCTATGCTGTAGGCTTTTTTCAATAATTTCTCAGCTACCTCATTGGAAGGCCAGCTAAGAATCAAAGGAATACTTGGTGCTTCCATATGCAATCCTCCTAGTAATCGTAAAGCGCCTGCTTGATTATATTTTTTATCTAGTTCAATGGCTCTTTCAGTCAATTTTTTGATTTTATCAAGAACACCTTCTTGTGCTGCTTCAGTGATTTCAATTAGATTTGCCCATCTGGCGTAATTTGCTGAATACCAATAAGCTATCGCACCATTATTAGGATATTCTCCAGCTTTGCTTTTAGCTAAAGCGATTGCTTTTTCGTATAAGTCCCTTTTTTCGCTTTCTGAAACTTCGGTCCATGAAGCTTTGAATTCGTAGCTTTTCAGTAAACCTATGGTTTTATCAGGTTCAGAAGTACTTTCTCCGAATAATTGGATGGCTCGATCTATGTTTTGACTATTAGCCTTTCCATTTTCAATGATATTATACTTTTTGCTAAAGTACTCTTCAGCAGCTTTTAATTTACTTTGAGAAAAAACTGGAAGTTCAATCGAAAGAATGAATACTATTGATAGCAAAATGAATCTCATTTACAGCTAGTTTTTATGTGATTGATATCATTCTGCAACCCTAACGAACGAGAATGGTGTTTGTTGGACTTAGGATTTATGATAATGCTTAAGTAAAAATTAAGTAAATTGAAGTTTTAACAATTATAAGTGATATGCAAGGCAAATCAGCCCAAAATTCAAGGACTACAATTACCGAATTGATGATACCTTCTTATGCCAATTTCGGTGGTAAAATACATGGCGGAATTCTACTTTCGTTAATGGATAAGGTGGCTTATGCTACTGCCACCAAGCATAGTGGGGCTTATTGCGTAACGGTTTCCGTTGATAATGTGGATTTTCTCCAACCAGTGGAAGTGGGAGATTTAGTGTCAATGCTGGCCTCAGTAAATTATGTTGGAAATTCCAGTATGATCATTGGCATTAAAGTAATTGCAGAAAATGTGAAAACTGGATTGGTTAAGCATACCAATACCAGCTATTTTACAATGGTAGCTAAAAATGAGGATGGTAGTTTAAAAACGGTCCCAAAGTTGATCCTTAAATCTAAGGACGACCTAAGAAGATTTGCCGAAGCAGTGAAAAGAAAGCAATTAAGAAAAAGTTATCAAGAGCAAATGGAAAGTGAAAAATCTGCTTTTACTGTTGAAAAGCAAAAGAATTTAATAGAAAACCAGCGTTGCGAAGTGCAAATGTAAGAATAAAGTAGTCTTTTAAAGGAACCTAGCCTTTAAAAGACCACCTTGATACTTTATGATTGTTTAGATTTTAACCATTCTTTCGCTTCATCAACTGTTTTGAAAGTGGCCATTTCTAAATGTCCTCCAATATTCATATTTAATTCTTTGGCTGACATTTCAGAAAAAGTGTTACTGGATACCACATGAGCATAATATTTTAGACCCGATTCAATAACTTTTGGAATTAGAACTGATTCTATCCAATCCATTGCCTGAGTCCATGGACCCGTTGATTTGCTATCATCATTTAGTAAATAAGGACATTTACTTTTCTTAATGAGGTCCGCAAACTCTAGCCCCCAACTTTTTACTGCATCAACATTTGCATATCCTTCCCAATCGCAGTAAATCCAATTATCATCTGCATTATACTCTGTCTTACAGATTACTCTATCTAAATTGTTTTTAGTGTTAAATTTCATTGCAATAATTTTTTTGGTTAAACATTTCTCAAAATAATATTTTCATCAAAGAAACTAAAATTATAAATAGTATATTGTTCATCTTTTATAAGTTTAATACATGGGTGGTCATATTATTCTGACCGTTAATTAGTGGCTAAATAAAGATGAAGAAAATAATTTTAACTATTTCCATTTTGATCATATCAATGATTATATATTCTTTACTGACATCAGAAAATATAAATTCATTGAAAGGTGGCTTTCAGGAGCTGGCATTTATGAGAAATGGAAATAATATCGGACCAATTCACAGAGTTTATGCTTATTCGATAAATGATACATTATGGTCAGAAATGGAAAAACATGCTGATTTATTACCTCATACTAAATACGGAAGCACTGAAGTTTACTATTTTTTGAGTGATGAATTCACAAATTCTGATGTAAAATTAAGGATGAAAGGAATTGGCCAAGAAGCTCAAGCTTATTGTATTGCCTATGCAAGCATAGATGGCCAATCGAGAATTAAGTTTATTAAATATCCATTTAGATAAGGGTTTCTAACGCAGAAGCACCTTCCATGCCTCCATTACTTTATTTTCTTCTAATAACTGATGAGCTATCTCGTGAAGTTCATTGCTATCTTCAGTAAATGTTTGATACTTATCAGGTAGCTGTAAGCCTTGTAAATCATCAGATTCAGGAATTTTTTCCGTATTTCCCAGTTTTCCTAAATCATTGCCTGTTAACATTTTACTTCTTCTTATCTCCTCAGGTAGGGCGTCAATACCTATTCCCAGCTTCTGCAACGGCTTTTCAACCTCAAATAGTGCTTTTTTGGATCGACTATACCAATTCCCTCCGAGCCTACCAATTGGATCTAATTTTAAGGGGTCAATTTTTCCGTTTTCATCTAAAATTTCCTCATTAATATGAATATGAATAACTTCGCAAATAACAAGATTTCCTGCACCACCTTCTTTGCCAGTTTCTATCACTTCATTGACTTTACATTCAAAAGCAATAGGCGCTTCAGCCACTCTTGGCGGTTTTACTTTTGTCGATTTAGCCTGTGTGAATCCTGCCTTTATAAATTCATTCACACCTTTATCATATTCTGTAGAAGCCAAAGACATTTGCTCCACCATAGGATAATTGGCTATGTTAATGACAACCTCAGGTATTTCTTTCACATTTTCATAGGAGTGTTTGGTTGTATTATTTTTACCTCTCCTTGCAGGAGAAAAGATGAGTATGGGTGGATTTGCTCCAAATACATTAAAGAAACTAAAGGGACTTAAATTCACATTTCCTTCTTGATCAATAGTACTGGCAAAGGCAATAGGTCTAGGGGCAATAGCCCCCAATAATAGGCCGTGCAGTTCTGGTGTTTTAATCGATTTCGGGTCTATTTCTTTATAACTCATGCTCGAATTTTGCTAAAGTTTTTCGATTATTCAAGATAATTTCTTTTAGTTGTCTTTTTGTAACCACATTTCTAGCACCAGCAAGCTATAAATCATGTATTGAGTATTTCTTTCCTGATATTTCACGCCCTTCATCATCAGCATGATTTCTGTATAGTTTACAAACTTATAAATTTTTGCCTGCGGATTGAGAAGTAGATCTTTGATGAGCGTTCTAAAATCATTTTTTATCCAATTTCCGAGTGGTGCTTCAAAGGAAGTCTTTGTTGCTTTTGTCACGGATTTAGGAAGCTGTTGGGCATAAATAGATTTTAGAATATGCTTTCTATTAAAACCTGAAATTTTAAATGAATCAGGAAATTGATTCATTAATTCAAACAGTTGATGGTCTAAAAAGGGAGATCTAGCTTCAATAGAATACGCCATGCTTGCTCTGTCCATTTTCACTAAAATGCCAGAGAGTAGATTGAAAGTACGATCCCAATGCATCAATTGATCTAAATCTGATAAATTCTTATTGAAGTGTGATTTAATTAGGTTAGATGTGGAAGTTTCCAACTCATGATTCCATAAGGAAGGAATGTCATGGTCTTGGAACATGTCCGTAGTGAATAATAAATACCTTTCTGAATCTGATGAACTGGTGATCCTGGCAGTTCTTTTAAGAAAGCCTAATTTGGATCGCCTTTCTCCGTTGGGTATAATTTTATTGAGATATTGGGTAAATGCCAAATATGAGATGTTTTTAGCGGTAAAATACCTTCTATACCCTCCGAAT
This is a stretch of genomic DNA from Marivirga harenae. It encodes these proteins:
- a CDS encoding flavin reductase family protein; amino-acid sequence: MSYKEIDPKSIKTPELHGLLLGAIAPRPIAFASTIDQEGNVNLSPFSFFNVFGANPPILIFSPARRGKNNTTKHSYENVKEIPEVVINIANYPMVEQMSLASTEYDKGVNEFIKAGFTQAKSTKVKPPRVAEAPIAFECKVNEVIETGKEGGAGNLVICEVIHIHINEEILDENGKIDPLKLDPIGRLGGNWYSRSKKALFEVEKPLQKLGIGIDALPEEIRRSKMLTGNDLGKLGNTEKIPESDDLQGLQLPDKYQTFTEDSNELHEIAHQLLEENKVMEAWKVLLR
- a CDS encoding TerB family tellurite resistance protein; the encoded protein is MLKEQLKILIKLATIDNELADKEANLIEKIGKANGVTEDEIYHMMKNPEPMKNLDTLSEDQRFEYLYNIIQLMKIDGKVYKSEIVFCQHIAERLGYKKKAVAELSKSIYSDPSITSDREELKTRLRKHLTK
- a CDS encoding acyl-CoA thioesterase — protein: MQGKSAQNSRTTITELMIPSYANFGGKIHGGILLSLMDKVAYATATKHSGAYCVTVSVDNVDFLQPVEVGDLVSMLASVNYVGNSSMIIGIKVIAENVKTGLVKHTNTSYFTMVAKNEDGSLKTVPKLILKSKDDLRRFAEAVKRKQLRKSYQEQMESEKSAFTVEKQKNLIENQRCEVQM
- a CDS encoding bifunctional alpha/beta hydrolase/OsmC family protein, which translates into the protein MKKENIQFEGSTGDKLSAAIHFPADDQPHNYVIFAHCFTCNKNLNAVRNIILSMTKKGFAVLSFDFTGLGQSEGEFSDTNFSSNIDDLIKASNYLKENYREASLLIGHSLGGAAVLMAADLIDSVAAIATIGAPAEADHVLNLIEDKKEEILKKGEAKVNIGGRPFKIKKQFLDDLQSKDNLKKIKDLRKALLILHSPQDQTVDISNAATLYEKAHHPKSFISLDGADHLLSNKEDSLYAGEVIATWADRYIEKPKQQKISTDSQTVAFIGKKEDQYTTQIVAEGHHLIADEPEDVGGNNFGTSPYGLLTSALAACTAITLRMYANRKNWDVDEILVHVDQDQRYDEDSQDCESDNSKITFFDRSIEIKGSLDEKQRKRLIEIANKCPVHKTLESKIKVETKER
- a CDS encoding tetratricopeptide repeat protein — encoded protein: MRFILLSIVFILSIELPVFSQSKLKAAEEYFSKKYNIIENGKANSQNIDRAIQLFGESTSEPDKTIGLLKSYEFKASWTEVSESEKRDLYEKAIALAKSKAGEYPNNGAIAYWYSANYARWANLIEITEAAQEGVLDKIKKLTERAIELDKKYNQAGALRLLGGLHMEAPSIPLILSWPSNEVAEKLLKKAYSIAPEHTANVYLYAKILHVVGKEKKAQRILKELTNRQAREQYFLVDKKYIQKGKELYTQNY
- a CDS encoding sodium:solute symporter family protein; protein product: MILNTIDWIILFGFLLISLGIGFWTSRKNKSASEFFAAGGKMPWWLLGVSMVATTFSTDTPNLVTDIVRQNGVSGNWAWWAFLLTGMLTVFVYAGLWKKSGVLTDVEFYELRYSGKAARFLRGFRAIYLGFLFNVMIMASVSLAAIKIGGVLLGLSPVQTVVIAGIITVIYSSLGGLRGVLFTDFLQFFLSLGGALVAAYVALNHPKVGGLDNLLVHENVVDKLSFFPSFSNPEMWVMLLIIPLLVQWWSTWYPGAEPGGGGYIAQRMFAAKNADHSIKAVLFFNVAHYAIRPWPWIIVALCSIIVFPDLDSFAKAFPAVNSGVATHDMGYPAMLTFIPAGLLGLVVTSLVAAYMSTISTHLNWGSSYLVNDVYKRFINPKASESKQVLLGRLLTVVLMIFSMLMALVLENALQTFEILLQIGAGTGLIYILRWFWWRINAISEIVAMVVSFIIALYFAFADQPFGFDELLSWQKLIIGVTITTVSWVTASFLTEKTTDQQLANFLNKVNPGGPGWKNISARLSSKGLIQEKSQKWKVPTGIICMIAGSMGVYGFLFSTGLFIYGEILKASALLLFSILCGAVIFKLYPKIIAED